The following are from one region of the Edaphobacter acidisoli genome:
- a CDS encoding DUF169 domain-containing protein — MHAPEHYTNLAYLLTNALDLTQPPIAITFTDNIPTGVPTHTTPAPAGCRFWQDAAEGAFATSAKDHALCSIGCYTHNLPMSAATQTDLADTLKVLNDLTYVTAQDLAQIPALKSQSKHILYSPLGETPLPPDVVLLFADASQTLILTEATQQVEDQNPPALGRPACAVVPQVINTGRAALSLGCCGARAYLDTLTDSVALFAIPGAKLEAYAKRIEALSKANTTLAKFHSLRRQAVAAGQSPTIKESLAALA, encoded by the coding sequence GTGCACGCCCCTGAACACTACACCAACCTCGCCTACCTGCTCACCAACGCACTCGACCTCACCCAACCACCTATAGCCATCACTTTCACTGACAACATTCCCACCGGCGTCCCCACGCACACCACACCAGCCCCAGCAGGTTGCCGCTTCTGGCAGGACGCAGCCGAAGGCGCATTCGCCACGTCAGCCAAAGACCACGCTCTCTGCTCCATCGGCTGCTACACCCACAACCTGCCCATGTCAGCCGCCACACAAACCGACCTCGCCGACACACTCAAAGTCCTCAACGATCTCACCTACGTCACCGCACAAGATCTGGCGCAAATCCCCGCACTCAAATCGCAATCGAAGCACATCCTCTACAGCCCACTTGGCGAAACCCCACTCCCACCAGACGTAGTCCTCCTCTTCGCCGACGCCAGCCAGACGCTCATCCTCACCGAAGCCACCCAACAAGTCGAGGATCAAAATCCACCCGCGCTCGGCCGTCCCGCCTGCGCCGTCGTCCCGCAAGTCATCAACACCGGTCGCGCAGCCCTCAGCCTCGGCTGCTGCGGAGCCCGCGCCTACCTCGACACCCTCACCGACAGCGTCGCCCTCTTCGCCATCCCCGGAGCAAAGCTGGAAGCCTACGCGAAGCGCATCGAAGCACTCAGCAAAGCCAACACGACGCTCGCAAAGTTCCACAGCCTCCGCCGCCAGGCCGTCGCCGCAGGCCAATCTCCCACCATCAAGGAGTCACTCGCCGCACTCGCTTAG
- a CDS encoding apolipoprotein N-acyltransferase encodes MANASYGKAAGWIGFETVLAATLVCAAGYYWSTGLEPRWWPIWLAALPVLWLAPRVSAWTALGMAFVARVLGAMNLVYYMHHSIHIPVWVVAESVAVPSIVFMLAAGLYRSFFVRGRRWLAVLAFPAVIVAGEYLTNLSQGTFGDTAYTQLGNLPVLQLGALAGLYGIGFAVLLFPALGAAALSSRGRERRQLAWGLGAFVVCVFGYGAARLYLTPRAPRMAMVGLIDRDPANMLPSAPEQVMALADEYSGEIRMLAARGAKYVVLPEATVLVTRGDVGQVDAFFEQTAREAGVQVLVGMIDTTGPETFNEARLYSAAGTLETIYHKHHLVPGMESGAIPGGGMSVLDEPVGRVGVEICRDMDYPNPARKYGARDVGLMLVPAWDFGVDRTWHGHMALMRGVENGYSIVRVAKRGLMTVSDDRGRVMAETPVAADGAFTTMLVMVPVRHDATLYGGWGDWFAWLVLAGLAAMLVVWVGLLRRRESAVSNPVMVEG; translated from the coding sequence ATGGCGAACGCGAGTTACGGAAAAGCGGCAGGCTGGATTGGGTTTGAGACGGTGCTGGCGGCGACGCTGGTATGTGCGGCGGGATACTACTGGTCGACGGGGCTAGAGCCACGCTGGTGGCCGATCTGGCTGGCTGCCCTGCCGGTGCTGTGGCTTGCGCCGAGGGTTTCGGCGTGGACAGCGCTGGGGATGGCGTTTGTTGCGCGTGTACTGGGTGCGATGAACCTGGTGTATTACATGCATCACTCGATCCACATACCAGTGTGGGTGGTGGCTGAGAGTGTGGCAGTACCGTCGATTGTGTTTATGCTGGCGGCGGGGTTGTACCGTAGTTTCTTTGTGCGTGGTCGACGATGGCTGGCGGTGCTGGCGTTTCCGGCGGTGATTGTTGCGGGGGAGTATCTGACGAACCTGTCGCAGGGCACGTTTGGCGATACGGCTTATACGCAGTTGGGGAACCTGCCGGTGCTGCAGTTGGGAGCGCTGGCGGGACTGTATGGGATTGGGTTTGCCGTGCTGCTGTTTCCTGCGCTGGGGGCTGCGGCGCTGTCGTCGCGCGGGCGTGAGCGCAGGCAGTTGGCGTGGGGGCTTGGCGCTTTTGTGGTGTGTGTCTTCGGGTATGGTGCGGCCCGGCTGTATCTGACGCCGCGTGCACCGCGGATGGCGATGGTGGGGTTGATCGATCGTGATCCGGCGAACATGCTGCCTTCGGCTCCGGAGCAGGTGATGGCGTTGGCTGATGAGTACAGCGGAGAGATTCGGATGCTGGCGGCTCGCGGCGCGAAGTATGTGGTGCTGCCGGAAGCGACAGTGCTGGTTACGCGTGGGGATGTGGGTCAGGTGGATGCGTTTTTTGAGCAGACTGCGCGGGAGGCCGGAGTGCAGGTGCTGGTGGGGATGATCGATACCACTGGGCCGGAGACGTTCAATGAGGCCCGATTGTATTCGGCGGCGGGGACGCTGGAGACGATTTATCACAAGCACCATCTGGTGCCGGGGATGGAGAGCGGAGCAATACCGGGCGGGGGTATGTCGGTTCTCGATGAGCCGGTGGGTAGGGTGGGAGTGGAGATCTGCCGTGATATGGACTATCCGAATCCTGCGAGAAAGTATGGTGCGCGGGACGTGGGGTTGATGCTGGTGCCAGCGTGGGATTTTGGTGTGGACCGCACGTGGCATGGGCACATGGCGCTGATGCGTGGCGTGGAGAACGGGTACAGCATTGTGCGCGTGGCGAAGCGTGGATTGATGACGGTGAGTGACGATCGCGGGCGCGTGATGGCGGAGACGCCGGTTGCGGCGGATGGCGCGTTCACCACGATGCTGGTGATGGTGCCGGTTCGCCATGATGCGACGCTGTATGGCGGGTGGGGTGATTGGTTTGCATGGCTGGTGCTGGCGGGGCTGGCTGCGATGCTTGTGGTGTGGGTGGGATTGCTGCGGCGGCGCGAGAGTGCGGTGTCGAATCCAGTGATGGTGGAAGGCTGA
- a CDS encoding TetR/AcrR family transcriptional regulator, whose translation MIAEQANSTTSEKIAECALRILEAEGAQAVSMRRVAGEVGVTAMAIYHHFANREALLNQVVEREFARLVDFFDRTRVEAGFEAQMLGLLDGYVDYALAHPRIFDYVFAELRPGARRFPEDFRARKSPTLTPIADTLAYWMKQKRLKRDDVWEVAMELWAHVHGYLALYRGGRFAMTEKEFRALVRRSLERLLNGLRA comes from the coding sequence ATGATTGCAGAACAGGCGAATTCGACTACTTCGGAAAAGATTGCCGAGTGTGCGCTGCGCATTCTGGAGGCTGAGGGGGCGCAGGCGGTAAGCATGCGGCGGGTGGCTGGCGAAGTTGGCGTGACGGCCATGGCCATCTATCACCACTTTGCCAATCGTGAGGCGCTGCTGAACCAGGTGGTGGAGAGGGAGTTTGCGCGGCTGGTCGATTTTTTTGACCGGACTCGTGTTGAGGCGGGATTTGAGGCGCAGATGCTGGGACTGCTGGATGGTTATGTCGACTATGCGCTGGCGCATCCGAGGATCTTTGATTATGTGTTTGCTGAGTTGCGGCCGGGGGCGCGGCGTTTTCCGGAGGATTTTCGGGCGCGCAAATCGCCGACGCTGACTCCGATTGCCGACACGCTTGCGTATTGGATGAAACAGAAGCGGCTGAAGCGCGATGACGTGTGGGAGGTCGCGATGGAGCTGTGGGCCCATGTGCATGGGTATCTGGCGCTGTATCGGGGTGGGAGATTTGCCATGACGGAGAAGGAGTTTCGTGCGCTGGTGAGGCGTTCACTGGAGAGATTGCTGAATGGCCTTCGGGCTTGA
- a CDS encoding TetR/AcrR family transcriptional regulator: MTKKRSEPVQRKPRIDAQRNRERILEVAKAEFTRLGAEASLDEIAKRAGVGAGTLYRHFPARDDLIEAVYRSEVEKLAAAERRFAETMSPMEALRAWMLLFVDHIAAKQIIAPALNSVVGGASKLFEGSRGLVLGAIDGLVKRAIKSGEMRNDLEPFDLLRALIGVSHVASGPDWQRSARRLVDILIAGSRTNK, translated from the coding sequence ATGACGAAGAAGCGCTCAGAACCCGTTCAGCGAAAGCCGCGCATCGACGCGCAGCGGAACCGTGAACGGATTCTTGAGGTGGCGAAGGCGGAGTTTACTCGTCTGGGAGCAGAGGCGAGTCTGGATGAGATTGCGAAACGGGCTGGGGTTGGGGCGGGTACGCTGTATCGGCACTTTCCTGCGCGCGATGACCTGATCGAGGCGGTTTACCGCAGTGAGGTGGAGAAACTTGCTGCGGCTGAGCGCAGGTTTGCCGAGACGATGTCTCCGATGGAAGCTCTGCGGGCGTGGATGCTGCTGTTTGTCGACCATATTGCGGCAAAGCAGATTATTGCTCCCGCGCTGAACAGCGTTGTTGGTGGGGCTTCGAAGCTGTTTGAGGGATCTCGTGGGCTAGTACTCGGGGCTATCGACGGGTTGGTGAAGCGTGCGATCAAGAGTGGCGAGATGCGAAACGATCTTGAACCGTTCGACTTGCTGAGGGCGCTGATCGGTGTTTCTCATGTGGCGTCCGGGCCAGATTGGCAGCGGAGTGCGCGCAGGTTGGTGGATATTCTGATCGCTGGCTCGCGCACGAACAAATAA
- a CDS encoding aldo/keto reductase family oxidoreductase has product MPYHANLTATFTLPGSSLTVNRMGYGAMQLAGKDGSKMVWGPPKDVEGAISLLRDAVASGVNHIDTSDFYGPHVTNQLIRRALAPYPGDLVIVTKVGAGRGEDGSWNPALSRIELIAAVHDNLRNLGLDTLDVVNLRSMFDRYRPSEGSLEEPLTVLAELQQQGLIRHIGLSHVTPTQIAEARRIVPIVCVQNHYNLAHRADDALITDLARNGIAYVPFFPLGGFTPLQSDTLSTAASHLNATPMQVALAWLLQRSPNMLVIPGTSSITHLHENLQAATLHLPAEVLADLDAINQTPQR; this is encoded by the coding sequence ATGCCCTACCACGCAAATCTTACCGCCACCTTCACACTGCCCGGCAGTTCACTCACCGTCAACCGCATGGGTTACGGTGCCATGCAGCTTGCAGGCAAAGACGGCAGCAAGATGGTCTGGGGGCCACCCAAAGATGTTGAAGGCGCAATCTCTCTCCTGAGAGACGCCGTCGCAAGCGGTGTCAACCACATTGACACCTCTGACTTCTACGGTCCGCACGTCACCAATCAGCTCATCCGAAGAGCGCTCGCTCCCTACCCTGGCGATCTGGTGATCGTGACCAAGGTCGGAGCCGGCCGAGGTGAAGATGGCTCATGGAACCCTGCTCTCTCGCGTATCGAGCTGATCGCCGCGGTCCACGACAATCTCCGCAACCTCGGTCTCGACACGCTCGATGTCGTCAACCTGCGCAGCATGTTCGACAGATATCGCCCATCGGAGGGTTCCCTCGAGGAACCCCTCACCGTCCTGGCCGAGCTTCAGCAGCAAGGCCTGATACGCCACATCGGCTTGAGCCACGTTACACCCACACAGATCGCGGAAGCGCGACGCATCGTTCCCATCGTCTGCGTCCAGAACCACTACAACCTCGCCCACCGCGCCGACGACGCTCTCATCACGGACCTCGCCCGCAATGGCATCGCCTACGTTCCTTTCTTCCCGCTTGGCGGCTTCACTCCCCTGCAATCGGACACCCTGTCCACAGCGGCCTCCCATCTCAACGCCACTCCCATGCAGGTCGCGCTTGCCTGGTTGCTTCAGCGTTCGCCCAACATGCTCGTCATCCCGGGAACATCCTCCATCACACACCTTCACGAGAACCTTCAGGCAGCAACGCTCCATCTCCCTGCCGAAGTGCTCGCGGACCTCGACGCCATCAACCAGACACCGCAGCGATAA
- a CDS encoding SDR family oxidoreductase produces the protein MKVFVTGATGFIGSAVVLELIDSGHQVLGLTRSDAGAQSLAAAGAQVHRGELEDIQSLRSGAEAADAVIHTAFNHDFSKFKENCELDRHAIEAIGAVLKGSERPLIVTSGVAALAEGRAATEDDPPHPVSDSYPRASEPVALELLQQGVRASVMRLPQVHDTTRQGLVSYLIQLAREKGASAYIDAGLNRWAAVHRLDVARLYRLALEKNVAGARYHAVAEEDVPLRDIAEAIGRGLNVPTVSIAPDTAANHFGWLGAFAGMDLWASGAKTQHRLKWNPTGPSLISDLNNMQYHQL, from the coding sequence ATGAAAGTCTTCGTTACAGGCGCTACCGGCTTTATCGGTTCTGCGGTTGTTCTGGAACTCATCGACTCAGGCCACCAGGTGCTGGGGCTCACGCGGTCCGATGCAGGTGCCCAATCACTCGCAGCCGCTGGCGCGCAGGTGCACCGAGGCGAGCTTGAAGACATCCAGAGCCTGCGCAGCGGAGCAGAAGCCGCCGACGCCGTCATTCACACCGCCTTCAATCACGATTTTTCAAAGTTCAAAGAGAACTGCGAGCTCGACCGTCACGCCATCGAAGCCATCGGCGCCGTGCTCAAAGGCTCCGAGCGTCCATTGATCGTCACCTCCGGCGTAGCAGCGCTGGCCGAGGGCCGCGCCGCTACCGAAGACGACCCGCCGCATCCTGTTTCCGATTCCTACCCTCGCGCCTCTGAACCCGTGGCTTTAGAACTGCTGCAGCAAGGAGTACGAGCCTCTGTCATGCGCCTTCCGCAGGTCCATGACACAACAAGACAGGGGCTGGTCTCCTATCTCATCCAGTTGGCCCGCGAGAAAGGCGCCTCCGCTTACATTGACGCTGGACTCAACCGCTGGGCCGCAGTCCATCGGCTCGACGTCGCCCGGCTATACCGGCTGGCCCTTGAGAAAAACGTCGCAGGAGCCAGGTATCATGCAGTCGCCGAAGAGGACGTGCCTCTGCGCGATATCGCCGAAGCCATCGGCCGAGGCCTGAACGTCCCCACCGTCTCCATCGCGCCGGATACCGCAGCCAATCACTTTGGCTGGCTGGGAGCATTCGCTGGAATGGATCTCTGGGCCTCTGGCGCGAAGACGCAGCACCGACTCAAATGGAATCCCACAGGCCCCAGCCTCATCTCCGACCTCAACAACATGCAATATCACCAGCTTTGA
- the rplK gene encoding 50S ribosomal protein L11: MAPKKVTGYVKLQIVAGKATPAPPVGPALGQAQVNIMEFCKQFNDRTGKDPALAGLTVPVVISVYADRTFTFITKTPPAPVLLLKAAGIEKGSGTPNKEKKGKVTEKQVLEIAKQKMPDMNAATVEAAAKTIRGTARSMGIDVVA, from the coding sequence ATGGCACCGAAGAAGGTTACTGGATACGTCAAGCTTCAGATTGTGGCTGGGAAGGCTACGCCTGCTCCCCCGGTCGGCCCCGCGCTTGGTCAGGCGCAGGTCAACATCATGGAGTTCTGCAAGCAGTTTAACGACCGCACGGGCAAGGACCCGGCGCTGGCTGGGCTGACCGTTCCGGTCGTCATCAGCGTGTATGCGGACCGCACTTTCACGTTCATCACCAAGACTCCACCGGCTCCGGTGCTGCTGCTGAAGGCCGCCGGTATCGAGAAGGGCTCGGGCACTCCGAATAAGGAGAAGAAGGGCAAGGTGACGGAGAAGCAGGTGCTTGAGATCGCCAAGCAGAAGATGCCGGACATGAACGCTGCTACCGTTGAGGCTGCTGCGAAGACGATTCGCGGCACGGCGCGCTCGATGGGCATCGACGTTGTTGCTTAG
- the nusG gene encoding transcription termination/antitermination protein NusG, which produces MAAEELNPEEQKPEASNAGEPSEQLAPPVNESFKWYIIHAYSGFERKVRESLESRIAAFGLQNKIGRIMIPTEPVTELRNGKKYTIERVFLPGYVLVEMDLDNDLWHVIKNTPRVTGFLGTGDSPVALSEQEVSSILFRTDVSKDKPTLKVKFDKGEQVRINEGPFANFTGAVDEINEDKQTLKVMVSIFGRSTPVEIEFSKVDKVVE; this is translated from the coding sequence ATGGCGGCAGAAGAGCTGAATCCGGAAGAGCAGAAGCCCGAGGCGTCGAACGCCGGCGAGCCGTCGGAGCAACTGGCGCCTCCGGTAAACGAGAGCTTCAAGTGGTACATCATCCACGCCTACTCGGGATTCGAGCGCAAGGTGCGCGAGTCGCTTGAGAGCCGCATTGCGGCCTTTGGCCTGCAGAACAAGATTGGCCGCATCATGATTCCGACCGAGCCGGTGACGGAGCTGCGCAACGGGAAGAAGTACACGATTGAGCGTGTGTTTTTGCCGGGGTATGTGCTGGTCGAGATGGACCTCGACAACGACCTGTGGCATGTGATCAAGAACACTCCGCGGGTGACAGGCTTTCTGGGGACGGGCGACAGTCCGGTAGCTTTGTCCGAGCAGGAGGTCAGTTCGATCCTGTTCCGCACGGATGTGAGCAAGGACAAGCCGACCCTGAAGGTGAAGTTCGACAAGGGCGAGCAGGTAAGGATCAACGAGGGACCGTTTGCCAACTTTACGGGCGCGGTGGACGAGATCAACGAAGACAAGCAGACCCTGAAGGTGATGGTCAGCATCTTCGGGCGGTCGACGCCGGTCGAGATCGAGTTCTCGAAGGTGGACAAGGTCGTCGAATAA
- the secE gene encoding preprotein translocase subunit SecE, which yields MAKTVAVQNEPTNGLEQLKSQPARLMAFLRETRSEMRKVWWPGWPEVQSTTIVVLITVFLFAAFFWVVDTVFGNMIERLLHLLTGH from the coding sequence ATGGCGAAGACAGTGGCAGTACAGAACGAACCCACGAACGGCCTTGAGCAGTTGAAGAGCCAGCCGGCGCGCCTGATGGCGTTTCTGAGAGAGACGCGCAGTGAGATGCGCAAGGTGTGGTGGCCGGGTTGGCCCGAGGTGCAGTCGACCACGATCGTGGTGCTGATTACGGTGTTTCTGTTTGCGGCGTTCTTCTGGGTTGTCGATACGGTCTTCGGCAACATGATCGAGCGGCTGCTTCACTTGCTGACGGGACACTAA
- the rpmG gene encoding 50S ribosomal protein L33 — protein MREIITLQCPECKNRNYSTTKNKKTTTGRLEFSKFCNTCRKHTPHKETK, from the coding sequence ATGCGCGAAATTATCACGTTGCAGTGCCCGGAGTGCAAGAACAGGAACTACTCAACCACGAAGAACAAGAAGACGACGACGGGCCGTCTGGAGTTCTCGAAGTTCTGCAATACGTGCCGCAAGCACACGCCGCACAAAGAGACCAAGTAA
- the tuf gene encoding elongation factor Tu, with protein sequence MAKEKFDRSKPHVNIGTIGHIDHGKTTLTAAITKVLSKHNPKNTFRSFDTIDNAPEERERGITIATSHVEYETPNRHYAHVDCPGHADYIKNMITGAAQMDGAILVVAATDGPMPQTKEHVLLARQVGVPYIVVFLNKCDAVEDAELVDLVEMEVRELLSKYDFPGDDVPVIRGSALGALNGEAQWEQKIDELMEAVDKSVPQPDRAVDLPFLMPIEDIFSISGRGTVVTGRIERGKVKVGEAVQIVGFRDTQNTTVTGVEMFKKQLDEGLAGDNAGLLLRGTAKEDVERGMVLAKPGSITPHTQFKGEIYVLSKEEGGRHTPFFNGYRPQFYFRTTDVTGSAKLPEGTEMVMPGDNIQLTVELVTPVAMEKGLRFAIREGGRTVGAGTISEIIK encoded by the coding sequence ATGGCGAAGGAAAAATTTGACCGGTCAAAGCCGCACGTCAACATAGGGACGATTGGTCACATTGACCACGGCAAGACGACGCTGACGGCGGCGATCACGAAGGTGCTGTCGAAGCACAACCCGAAGAACACGTTTCGTTCGTTCGACACGATCGACAACGCTCCAGAGGAGCGCGAGCGCGGTATTACCATTGCCACCTCGCACGTGGAGTACGAGACGCCGAACCGTCACTATGCGCACGTCGATTGCCCCGGCCACGCCGACTACATCAAGAACATGATCACCGGCGCGGCGCAGATGGACGGCGCGATTCTGGTGGTTGCGGCCACCGACGGCCCGATGCCGCAGACCAAGGAGCACGTGCTGTTGGCGCGTCAGGTTGGCGTGCCGTACATCGTGGTGTTTCTGAACAAGTGCGATGCGGTCGAGGACGCCGAGCTGGTGGACCTGGTCGAGATGGAAGTGCGCGAGCTGTTGTCGAAGTACGACTTCCCCGGCGACGACGTGCCGGTGATTCGCGGCAGTGCGCTGGGCGCGCTGAACGGTGAGGCGCAGTGGGAGCAGAAGATCGACGAGCTGATGGAGGCGGTGGACAAGAGTGTGCCGCAGCCTGACCGCGCGGTGGATCTGCCGTTCCTGATGCCGATTGAAGATATCTTCTCGATCTCGGGTCGCGGCACGGTGGTGACGGGACGTATTGAGCGTGGCAAGGTGAAGGTGGGCGAGGCGGTGCAGATCGTCGGCTTCCGCGACACGCAGAACACGACGGTGACGGGCGTGGAGATGTTCAAGAAGCAGCTGGACGAGGGTCTGGCTGGCGACAACGCGGGCTTGCTGCTGCGCGGCACGGCGAAGGAGGATGTGGAGCGCGGGATGGTGCTGGCGAAGCCCGGCTCGATTACGCCGCACACGCAGTTCAAGGGCGAGATCTATGTGCTGTCGAAGGAAGAGGGCGGGCGTCATACGCCGTTCTTCAACGGCTATCGTCCGCAGTTCTACTTCCGGACGACGGACGTGACGGGCTCGGCGAAGCTTCCGGAGGGCACGGAGATGGTGATGCCTGGCGACAACATCCAGCTGACGGTTGAGCTGGTGACGCCGGTGGCCATGGAGAAGGGTCTTCGGTTCGCGATCCGCGAGGGCGGCAGGACCGTCGGCGCAGGGACGATCTCCGAGATCATCAAGTAG